A region of Plectropomus leopardus isolate mb chromosome 16, YSFRI_Pleo_2.0, whole genome shotgun sequence DNA encodes the following proteins:
- the actr10 gene encoding actin-related protein 10: protein MPLFDGLGSGGEKTAIVIDLGAAFTKCGFAGETGPRFIIPSEIRKPGQQQAIKVVQYNINTEELYVILKEFIHLLYFRHLLVNPRDRRVVIIESILCPSHFRETLTRVFFKQFEVPSVLFAPSHLMAIMTLGINSALVMDCGYTETLVLPVYECTPILPAWEALPLGGKSIHKELNGLLVEQCTVDTDTTTGQSVPAVIGTIPEETVEDIKVRTCFVSDLQRGLKIQEAKFNLDGTAERPAPPPDVDYPLDGEKILHVKGSIRDSVMEILFEQDNEEKSVASLILDALVKCPIDTRKVLSENLVVIGGTAMLPGFLHRLLAEIRLLVEKPKYSDVLASKSLRIHAPPAKPNCTAWLGGAIFGALQDVLGSRSVSRDYYNQTGRIPDWCCLSSPPPESLYEAGKTPPPLMKRAFSTEK from the exons atgccCTTATTTGATGGGTTGGGAAGTGGAGGAGAGAAGACAGCGATCGTTATTGATTTGGGAGCAGCGTTTACAAA ATGCGGCTTTGCCGGGGAAACGGGGCCCAGGTTCATAATTCCGAGCGAGATCCGGAAACCGGGACAGCAGCAG GCCATCAAAGTGGTTCAATACAACATCAACACAGAAGAGCTTTATGTCATCCTCAAAGAGTTTATCCATTTACTGTACTTCAG GCACCTGCTGGTGAATCCTCGCGACAGAAGAGTGGTCATCATCGAGTCCATCCTCTGCCCGTCTCACTTCAGGGAGACGCTCACCAGGGTTTTCTTCAAACAGTTTGAG GTGCCCTCTGTGCTGTTTGCCCCGAGTCACCTCATGGCCATCATGACTTTGGGCATCAACTCTGCTCTGGTGATGGACTGCGGATACACAGAGACGCTGGTCCTACCT GTGTATGAGTGCACTCCTATTCTGCCGGCCTGGGAGGCTTTGCCTTTGGGAGGGAAATCCATTCATAA AGAATTAAATGGACTTCTTGTGGAACAGTGCACCGTGGACACAGACACCACCACTGGGCAGAGCGTACCGGCCGTCATCG ggACCATCCCAGAGGAGACTGTAGAGGATATTAAGG TCAGAACATGTTTCGTCAGCGATCTGCAGAGAGGTCTCAAGATCCAGGAAGCCAAATTTAACCTGGACGGTACAGCCGAG cgtccagctcctcctccagatGTTGATTATCCTCTGGATGGTGAGAAAATCCTGCACGTCAAAGGATCCATCAG GGACTCTGTGATGGAGATCCTGTTTGAACAGGACAATGAGGAGAAGAGTGTGGCCTCCCTGATACTTGACGCTCTGGTCAAG TGCCCAATTGACACCCGTAAGGTGCTCTCAGAGAACCTGGTGGTGATCGGAGGCACGGCCATGCTGCCGGGTTTCCTGCACCGGCTGCTGGCTGAGATACGCCTCCTGGTGGAGAAACCAAAGTACAGCGACGTGCTGGCCAGCAAGAGCCTGCGTATCCACGCTCCACCCGCCAAGCCCAACTGCACCGCCTGGCTCGGAG GTGCTATCTTCGGGGCGCTGCAGGACGTCCTGGGCAGCAGGTCGGTGTCCCGAGACTACTACAACCAGACAGGCCGCATCCCAGACTGGTGCTGCCTGAGCTCGCCTCCTCCCGAGTCTCTGTACGAAGCAGGAAAGACGCCTCCTCCGCTGATGAAGAGAGCTTTCTCCACAGAGAAGTAG
- the LOC121955286 gene encoding armadillo-like helical domain-containing protein 4 isoform X1 — MPQSEVDLDQLVTVETDSDGPSHAPPLLMPDWTSPWQTSGGELLEPMGSSGPSASQRQTGSEPDDQSERGAARTPNLEDSLPATSPSLSSLQRAMTTVTMATHHPAHKSRLGLEEMESEEEPDEDEDDENSEESVEDESEEDLTETPKTSSTQPPYSLIPPPPVWVQRNQGLMRSWVELIREKAGYVSGMLAPVGIGITGALLIVGALYSIRMIHRKRRNSFKHQRRKVRQPEQPREPGTSRQDQAMLLADSSEDEF; from the exons ATGCCTCAGTCAGAGGTGGACCTGGACCAGCTGGTCACCGTGGAGACAGACAGCGACGGTCCCTCGCACGCCCCACCCCTGCTGATGCCAGACTGGACGTCACCGTGGCAGACGTCCGGCGGGGAGCTGCTGGAGCCGATGGGCTCCTCGGGTCCGTCCGCGTCACAGCGGCAGACCGGATCTGAGCCGGACGATCAATCTGAGAGAG GTGCTGCGAGGACACCGAACCTTGAAGACAGCTTGCCCGCTACCAGCCCCTCCCTCTCATCCCTCCAGCGTGCTATGACAACGGTAACCATGGCAACCCATCATCCGGCGCACAAATCCAGATTGGGGCTGGAGGAGATGGAGTCTGAGG AGGAGCCGGATGAAGATGAGGACGATGAGAACTCGGAGGAATCGGTGGAGGACGAGAGCGAGGAGGACCTGACGGAAACACCGAAAACATCCTCAACGCAGCCTCCGTACAGCCTCATCCCCCCGCCTCCTGTCTGGGTTCAACGCAACCAAGGGCTGA TGCGGAGCTGGGTAGAGCTGATCAGAGAAAAG GCAGGTTATGTGTCCGGGATGTTGGCCCCTGTGGGCATCGGCATCACCGGGGCCCTGTTGATCGTCGGCGCCCTCTACAGCATCAGGATGATTCACCGCAAGAGGAGGAACAGCTTCAAACACCAGAGGAGGAAGGTCAGGCAGCCAGAG CAACCTCGGGAGCCGGGGACCAGCCGTCAGGACCAGGCCATGCTGCTGGCCGACAGCTCCGAGGACGAGTTCTGA
- the LOC121955286 gene encoding armadillo-like helical domain-containing protein 4 isoform X2 encodes MPQSEVDLDQLVTVETDSDGPSHAPPLLMPDWTSPWQTSGGELLEPMGSSGPSASQRQTGSEPDDQSERGAARTPNLEDSLPATSPSLSSLQRAMTTVTMATHHPAHKSRLGLEEMESEEEPDEDEDDENSEESVEDESEEDLTETPKTSSTQPPYSLIPPPPVWVQRNQGLMRSWVELIREKAGYVSGMLAPVGIGITGALLIVGALYSIRMIHRKRRNSFKHQRRKQPREPGTSRQDQAMLLADSSEDEF; translated from the exons ATGCCTCAGTCAGAGGTGGACCTGGACCAGCTGGTCACCGTGGAGACAGACAGCGACGGTCCCTCGCACGCCCCACCCCTGCTGATGCCAGACTGGACGTCACCGTGGCAGACGTCCGGCGGGGAGCTGCTGGAGCCGATGGGCTCCTCGGGTCCGTCCGCGTCACAGCGGCAGACCGGATCTGAGCCGGACGATCAATCTGAGAGAG GTGCTGCGAGGACACCGAACCTTGAAGACAGCTTGCCCGCTACCAGCCCCTCCCTCTCATCCCTCCAGCGTGCTATGACAACGGTAACCATGGCAACCCATCATCCGGCGCACAAATCCAGATTGGGGCTGGAGGAGATGGAGTCTGAGG AGGAGCCGGATGAAGATGAGGACGATGAGAACTCGGAGGAATCGGTGGAGGACGAGAGCGAGGAGGACCTGACGGAAACACCGAAAACATCCTCAACGCAGCCTCCGTACAGCCTCATCCCCCCGCCTCCTGTCTGGGTTCAACGCAACCAAGGGCTGA TGCGGAGCTGGGTAGAGCTGATCAGAGAAAAG GCAGGTTATGTGTCCGGGATGTTGGCCCCTGTGGGCATCGGCATCACCGGGGCCCTGTTGATCGTCGGCGCCCTCTACAGCATCAGGATGATTCACCGCAAGAGGAGGAACAGCTTCAAACACCAGAGGAGGAAG CAACCTCGGGAGCCGGGGACCAGCCGTCAGGACCAGGCCATGCTGCTGGCCGACAGCTCCGAGGACGAGTTCTGA